TCCACACGCTGCCCTCCGGCAGGGCGGCGAGCGTGATGGCCATGATCTCGGCCGACAGGATGAAGTCGGTCTTGATGGCGCCGGCCACGCGGCGCTCCTCCAGCGCCGGATCGTGGCCCGCGCCGGCCCCGGGTTCCTCCTCGTCGCCGTGTCGGCGATGCGGAAAGACCGCCTCGTAGACCTTCTCGGCGCCCTCGTAGCAGAGATAGGCGCCGCCCAGCATCAGGAGCGGGGTGATCGCCCAAGGCGCGAAGGCGCTGAGCGCGAGGGCGCCGGGGAGCAGGAACAGGAGCTTGTTGCGCAGCGAGCCGAGCGCGATCTTGCCGACGATCGGCAATTCGCGCTCGGCCGCGAAGCCCACGACGTAGCGCGGCGTCACCGCCGCGTCGTCGATGACGACGCCGGCGGCCTTCGTGCCGGCCCGCGCCGCCTGCGCGGCGACGTCGTCGAGGGAGGCCGCCGCGCTCCTCACCATGAAGGCGACGTCGTCCAGAAGAGCCAACAACCCGACGCTCACCACACCCCCCCCCGGCCCACCACGGCTTCGCTGGAAACGGGGCAGAAACGGTTTGGATCCGGGCCGCGATCCGGACGGGCGCCGTCCCTACAGGAACGGCGCCGGATCCTTCGGGTCGCGGGCCGGCTTCACGTCGCGCCGGTTCCACCAGCCGCCGCCGAGGGCCTGGAACAGGGCCGCGGTGTCGGCGTACTGGTTGGCCTGGGCCTGGGCCTGGGTCACCACCGCCTGCAGGTAGGCCGACTGGGTGATGAGCAGCGAGGCGCTGCTGACCGCGCCGAGGCCGAATTGCTTGCGCACCAGCTCCACGCTCTGCCGGCTCGCCGAGACGGCGGCGTTGGCCGCCGCGACCGCGCGGCCGTCGGACTGGAGGGCGCGCAGCGCGTCGGCGACGTTCTGGTAGGCGGCGATGACGGTGGCGCGATACTGCGCCTGGGCCGCCACCAGGGTCTCCTCCGCCGCCTGCTGGCGCCGGAACAGCGTGCCGCCGTCGAAGAGCGGCTGGGCCACCGCGCCGGCGATGGTCCAGAGGCTGGCCGCCGGGTTGAGGAGCGCCGCGAAGTTGGTGGCGCTGGCGCCGACCGCGCCCGAGATGGTGAATTGCGGCAGGCGGTTCGCCACCGCGACGCCGACCTGGGCGCTCGCCGCGTGCACGGCGGCCTCCGCCGCCTTGACGTCGGGGCGCTGCTCGACGAGCCGCGAGGGCAGGCTCACCGGCAGGTTGCGGGGCAGGTGCAGCGAGGCGAGCGTGAAGGTCTGGCTCACCTCCTCGCTCGGGAAGCGGCCGGCGAGCGCGGTCAGGAGGTTGCGCTGCTGCGCCAGCGCCCGCTGCAGCGGCGGCAGCAATTGCTGCGACTGGGCCAGCAGCGCGGTCTGCTGCACCACGTCGGCGCCCGCGACCTGGCCGGCATTCGACTGCTTGGTGATCAGGTTCAGAAGGTCGGTCTGGGCCTGGATCACCTTCTCGGTCGCGGCGATCTGGGCCCGCAGCGCCGCCTCCTGGATCGCCGCCGCGACGACGTTGGAGGTG
The sequence above is drawn from the Methylobacterium terrae genome and encodes:
- a CDS encoding efflux transporter outer membrane subunit; translation: MQADLPSPLPAPPSPSPADVKLPLPMRALLRLSTAIVVPPRAGAPAPGPAPEGGARPGDEAAPDRAGPRPSARTAARILAAALAASSASACMVGPDFQGATPPPVAAYTREGLRNPPTSDEDRRNGAVSQTFAQGRDVPGEWWRLFRSRALDSLVAEALARNPTLDAAQASLRAARATTEAQRGALFPQVGFGAQSSYNKAPGGDLQSPLNDNSLLYSLVTPQVTVSFAPDVFGGTRRALESQAAQEEGQRWQLEAAYLTLTSNVVAAAIQEAALRAQIAATEKVIQAQTDLLNLITKQSNAGQVAGADVVQQTALLAQSQQLLPPLQRALAQQRNLLTALAGRFPSEEVSQTFTLASLHLPRNLPVSLPSRLVEQRPDVKAAEAAVHAASAQVGVAVANRLPQFTISGAVGASATNFAALLNPAASLWTIAGAVAQPLFDGGTLFRRQQAAEETLVAAQAQYRATVIAAYQNVADALRALQSDGRAVAAANAAVSASRQSVELVRKQFGLGAVSSASLLITQSAYLQAVVTQAQAQANQYADTAALFQALGGGWWNRRDVKPARDPKDPAPFL